The Primulina huaijiensis isolate GDHJ02 chromosome 17, ASM1229523v2, whole genome shotgun sequence genome window below encodes:
- the LOC140962575 gene encoding uncharacterized protein, with protein MAHDNCVRYTQMDTSLANAVLRPPVLDGTKYGLWKVKIRYYIKSIDERAWQRVINGWTPPKKEDEDGDSLMKPETDWTADEQNSTLMKENTDLKAVVAKLEVILCKKDVELGKTKDELQKATETLSKFNSSTSKLDSILLMGRKDKKGLGFKDSVFEIGESSKSTVFVKGKTETSTPSQTTSSTKSSPPKRQTTAPIPKKRKRRYVCHYCFKPGHIRPYCFKLLDDCMNRKSSQMLPRMLSNISRNTSYHRPTVRQIWVPKVKTHCNVVYTSLRTNTAGHWYFDSGSSRHMTGSREHLTDYVEQRCGRVTYGGGAKGKIVGKGTLNVEGLPKLHNVLHVEGLNSNLISISQLCDDNLLVKFDKHKCEVFDEANICIMTGTRSSDNCYQISEEPLCKHVQITELDLWHQKLGHANFKTLKNLSKYNAVRGMPNLSSGIPYVCGDCQKGKQTRVSHPVLPTSGTTRCLELLHMDLMGPMEVESLGDLKKKTAEDDVEDLLENQIPLENTDVAPDVTTSGTTYDTEVTELQEDAHNDVEAVDDGSCIPSKIQKNHPPYQIIGGMHEEIQTRKKDKVDYRKMVGLVCMSTMYSQVRFSCFVSQLEPKNVDEALKYEFWINAMHDELEEFVRNDVWTLVPPPDHGNIIGTKWIFKNKTDELGNIIRNKARLVAQGYTQVEGVDFDETFAPVARIESIRLLLAIACFMKIKLFQMDVKSSFLNGILCEEVYVRQPKGFEDPHNLDHVYKLKKALYGLKQAPRAWYGRLTEYLLEIGFKRGEVDKTLFIQKSKGEILICQIYVDDIIFGSSSQKHANDFVECMSTTFEMSMVGELQFFLGLQIKQMHDVIFLCQSKYAKNLIKKFANENIKHMNYLWAQMKNYPKMMLPNIYQSNPKISHLKAVKRILRYIAGTIDLGLWYTHETNSNLVGFSDADWAGDLDDRKSTSGGCFYFGNNLISWHSRKQNCVSLSTAESAGSGCTQLLWMNQMIEDYGLKNEPLIMYCDNSSAINISKNPVQPSRTKHIDIRHHFIRDLVEKGLIRMEFVDTNNQLADIFTKALDFERFSNLRKSLSMCSV; from the exons ATATACTCAAATGGACACATCACTTGCCAATGCTGTACTTCGACCACCGGTCCTCGATGGAACTAAATACGGTTTATGGAAGGTAAAAATAAGGTACTACATAAAATCCATAGATGAACGTGCATGGCAACGTGTCATCAATGGATGGACTCCACCCAAGAAGGAAGACGAAGATGGAGACAGCCTGATGAAACCTGAAACTGACTGGACTGCTGATGAG CAAAATTCTACGCTTATGAAAGAAAACACTGATCTAAAAGCTGTTGTAGCCAAACTTGAAGTTATTCTTTGCAAAAAGGATGTGGAACTAGGCAAGACCAAGGATGAACTTCAAAAGGCTACTGAAACTTTATCCAAGTTTAATTCAAGCACATCCAAGCTTGATtccatacttttgatgggaagaAAAGACAAGAAAGGTCTAGGTTTCAAAGATAGTGTATTTGAAATTGGTGAATCTTCAAAATCTACAGTGTTTGTGAAAGGAAAAACTGAAACGTCCACACCATCACAAACTACATCTTCAACCAAAAGCTCTCCACCGAAAAGACAAACTACTGCACCTATCCCTAAGAAGAGAAAACGCAGGTATGTATGTCATTACTGCTTTAAGCCTGGTCATATCAGGCCTTATTGTTTTAAGCTCTTGGATGACTGCATGAATCGAAAGTCAAGTCAGATGTTGCCCCGAATGTTGTCCAACATTTCCCGCAACACCTCCTACCACCGACCTACAGTAAGACAAATTTGGGTACCAAAGGTAAAAACTCACTGTAATGTTGTCTATACTTCATTGAGAACTAACACTGCAGGTCATTGgtactttgatagtggaagctcacgcCATATGACAGGATCACGAGAACATCTCACTGATTATGTTGAACAAAGATGTGGTAGAGTAACCTATGGAGGGGGAGCTAAAGGAAAGATTGTTGGAAAGGGAACATTGAATGTTGAAGGACTACCAAAGCTCCACAATGTTCTTCatgttgaaggattaaattCGAACCTAATTAGCATAAGTCAATTGTGTGATGATAATTTGCTTGTTAAGTTTGATAAACATAAGtgtgaagtttttgatgaaGCTAACATATGTATTATGACAGGTACAAGGTCTTCAGACAATTGCTACCAAATAAGTGAAGAACCTTTATGCAAACATGTGCAAATCACCGAACTTGacctatggcatcaaaaactcggtcatgcaaatttcaaaaccctGAAGAACTTGAGTAAGTACAATGCAGTAAGAGGTATGCCTAATCTTTCATCTGGAATACCATATGTGTGCGGAGATTGTCAAAAAGGTAAACAGACTCGCGTGTCACATCCAGTGTTGCCAACATCTGGGACAACACGCTGTCTGGAGTTACTACATATGGACCTTATGGGTCCTATGGAAGTTGAAAGCCTCGGAGATCTCAAGAAGAAAACTGCTGAAGACGATGTTGAAGACCTTCTGGAAAATCAAATACCACTTGAAAATACAGATGTTGccccagatgttacaacatctggcacaacatatGACACTGAAGTCACCGAATTACAAGAAGATGCTCACAACGATGTTGAGGCAGTGGATGATGGATCGTGTATTCCAAGCAAGATCCAAAAGAACCATCCACCATATCAAATTATTGGAGGAATGCATGAAGAAATTCAAACCCGGAAGAAAGACAAAGTTGACTATCGAAAAATGGTTGGACTAGTGTGCATGAGTACCATGTACTCACAGGTTAGATTTTCATGCTTTGTATCTCAACTTGAACCTAAAAATGTAGATGAAGCGCTAAAATATGAGTTCTGGATTAATGCTATGCATGATGAGCTTGAAGAGTTTGTTCGAAATGATGTTTGGACTTTGGTTCCACCCCCTGATCATGGCAATATCATTGgaacaaaatggatttttaaaaataaaactgatgagTTAGGGAACATAATTCGAAATAAAGCAAGGTTGGTTGCTCAAGGGTACACACAAGTTGAAggggttgattttgatgagactTTTGCACCTGTTGCCCGCATTGAGTCAATCCGACTTTTGCTAGCCATTGCATGctttatgaaaatcaaattgtttcaaatggatgttaaaagtTCGTTTTTAAATGGTATCTTGTGTGAAGAAGTATATGTCAGACAACCTAAAGGATTCGAAGATCCACATAATCTTGATCATGTGTACAAGTTGAAAAAGGCTCTATATGGCTTAAAGCAAGCACCTCGTGCTTGGTATGGCAGATTGACTGAATACCTTCTCGAAATCGGATTCAAAAGAGGTGAGGTAGATAAGACTCTGTTTATTCAAAAATCCAAAGGTGAGATCCTTATTTGCCAaatctatgttgatgatatcattttTGGTTCTTCATCCCAAAAGCATGCtaatgattttgttgaatgcATGTCTACTacgtttgaaatgagcatggtagGTGAATTACAATTCTTTCTTGGCTTACAAATCAAACAAATGCATGATGTCATCTTTCTGTGCCAAAGTAAGTATGCCAAAAATCTAATAAAGAAATTTGCTAATGAGAACATCAAGCACATGAATTACCTATGGgctcaaatgaaaaattatccaaagatGATGCTGCCGAACAT ATACCAATCTAATCCTAAGATTTCTCATTTAAAAGCCGTAAAACGTATCTTACGATACATAGCCGGAACCATTGACTTAGGATTATGGTATACACATGAAACCAACTCAAATTTAGTAGGGTTCtcagatgctgattgggctgggGATTTAGACGATAGAAAGAGTACTTCTGGTGGTTGTTTCTACTTTGGGAATAATCTGATCTCATGGCATAGTAGAAAACAGAACTGTGTGTCACTTTCAACCGCTGAATCAGCTGGAAGTGGTTGCACTCAACTTTtgtggatgaatcaaatgatagAAGATTATGGCTTAAAGAATGAACCTTTGATTATGTACTGTGACAACTCAAGTGCGattaacatttcaaaaaatccagtacaaccCTCTCGAACAAAGCACATTGACAtaagacatcattttattcgagaTCTTGTAGAAAAAGGATTGATTCGAATGGAGTTTGTTGATACTAATAACCAACTGGCCGACATATTCACCAAAGCattagattttgagaggttcTCCAATCTTAGgaaatctctcagcatgtgtTCTGTTTAA